Below is a window of Moraxella nasibovis DNA.
CCAAAATTATGGGTGCAGTCATTTGGTGGTGGGGCGAGATCATGCAGGCGTGGGCGACTATTATGGAGCGTTCGATGCTCAAAAAATCTTTGACACCCTACCCAATAATGCCTTAGTTACCAAGCCCCTAAAAATTGACTGGACTTTTTATTGTCATGCCTGTGGTGGCATGGCAAGCACCAAAACCTGCCCCCACGATGAAAGCCAGCATGTCAAAATCTCAGGCACAGCACTTAGAAAGGCATTATCCGCAGGCGAGGATGTCCCAGAGACATTCAGCCGTCCCGAAGTATTGGCGGTACTCAAAAAATACTATCAAAGCCTGTAATCAACCCTTCGCCTTATTGATTAAAAACCGCTTATGCAAAATAGTAGGCGGTTTTTAATCATTGCCGAGTTACTTTTTGAACAATCCTAACATTACCTTTGTCAAGCCAGCCGCTTTTTGATAAACTATTTTTTTGGCAAGGGTAAGAAGTGCTTATCCCGTAGGCTCAGGTTAACGACAGCGTAACCCAGCATTTATGGTGCAACTCATTGAATTTGTTGGTTTTCGTTCCTCAACCCAACCTACGGGCTCTATCTAGATTGCCGGCAGGTGAAAGAGTGTCTATTATTAAAAGTGAAGCCATGTCTGTAGCTGCTAAATTAAAGTTAACTCGGAATGACCGTATTAGCAGGATGAATAACAGAGAGGTTTATTCTGATGGCGGTGGTTACTTATATTCCTTAGATACTCAACATGGCAGATGGGAAAAAATAGATGGGAAAACAGGTAAACATTTAGGTGAAGTCTTTTGCATAACCTAAAATCCGTACCCAATTCTCATGATCGTTCAGGTAAACATGATTTAAAGGTAAAGTAATATGAAATGGAAGAGATTAATAGACATCAATAATAATGATATTACACGAGGCGCTTTATTAAAATTTAAAAGCGAATATCCTTTTGAAGAAAACGTGGTTATGATGTTTTGTGAAATACCTAATGAGCTGGGTAAGTTTGGATTAATTGCAATTACTGGATCCAAATCTGGTGTTAATCCTTATTTTATTTTTTCAGATGATGTTGTTGATGAAAATAAAATTAGAGATTGGCTGATTGATAATTGGTATAATTTCTCTTTAAATGACAATATAGAGCAAGTTTTTTTTAGAGAATGTTTAAGATATTATGAAATATAAAATTAGGGGTGCAGCCCGTAGGCTCAGGTTAGCGACAGCGTAACCCAGCATTTGTGGTGTAAATCATTGAATTTTTTGGGTTTCGCTATCGCCCCATCCATCTACAGGCTGACTAAGTTGCAAAAATATCATCAAAGATTGCAGTCAAAAAAAGGACGGTTAAATCTCGTCCTTTTTTATGGAAGGCTAAACTACTCATTGTAAATTCCAAAAAAGAATAAGTATTTCCCATTTTAACCCTAAGCATTTAGCACATTTTATTTTACAATACGCCCAACCTTTCATTATTTTAGGTAATTATCATGAAAACAAAAATTCTAGCACTTACTGTCTCTGCCCTTGCCCTGACCGCCTGTGGTGGCGACAAAGCCCAAAACACCCAGCAAGATGCCGCAGCAGGTAACAAAGCCAGTGGCTCGGTAGAACTGCTCAATGTCTCTTATGATGTGGCACGAGATTTTTATAAAGACTACAACCCTTTATTCATCAAGCATTATCAAAGCGTCAATCCTGATGTTACCATCAATGTCAAACAGTCACACGGCGGTTCAAGTAAGCAAGCCCTATCGGTCAAAAACGGTCTGGAAGCCGATGTCGTTACCATGAACCAAGGCTCGGATGTGGAATTGCTTGCCGACAGTCAGCTTGTAGATGGCAAATGGCGACAAAATTTCCCAAACAACGCCATTCCATTCACCAGCACCATCGTGTTCGTGGTGCGTGAAGGCAACCCAAAAGGCATCAAAGACTGGAATGACTTGGCAGTCAAAGGCAATGAAATCATCATCGCCAACCCAAAAACCACTGGCAACGGTCGCTACGCATTCTTGGGGGCGTATGGCTATGGCTTGCACAGCTTTAATAAAGACGAAGCCAAAACGCACGACTTCATCAAAAATCTCATCGCCAATGTCAAAGTCTTTGAAAACGGCGGTCGTGCGGCGACCACGACTTTTGCTCAGCGTCAAATGGGCGATGTGCTGATTACCTTTGAAAACGAAGCCAATGTCATCAAAGAAAAATTCAAAGGCACCGAGATTGTTTATCCAAGCTACACCGTCAATGCCGAAAACCCTGTGGCGGTCGTGGATGCCGTTGCTGCCAAAAAAGGCACGGCTGACATCGCCAAAGAATACCTAAATTATCTGTACAGCGATGAAGGTCAAGAATTGGCAGTAAAATATTTCTTGCGTCCAAGCAACCCTGACATCCTAGCCAAATACCAAGACAAATTCCCAGCCATGCAAACCTTCTTCCCAAATGATGTGTTCGGCGACTGGAAATCCATCATGGAAACCTACTTCAAAGAAGGCGGTGTTTATGACAAATTGGCGGTCGGTGCGACGGGCGAAGGGGCTGCCAAATAATCCTGCCATGTCAGCCTAAATATCAGCAAATCCACCTTCATGGGTGGGTTTGTTATTTTATCGCAAATAAAATTGACAAACCTATAAATTCTAAAAAAGAAAAAGCATATTCTATTTTATCAATAGCATATTTTTGTCAATCTTTTAGAATACGCTACAATCTTTATGAATACACGATTATAAATACACGACCATGACCAACCAAACCAAAACCCTACCCAAAAACAAACAAAGACGAGTCATGCCCTTTTTTCGCCTAAGTTTGGGCGTAAGCGTATTTGCCTTGTCACTGCTGGTGATTTTACCCTTTGTGATGATGATTTTGACGACTCTACAAATGGGCTTGGATGACATCATCACCACCATCAAAGAACCGCAAGTGTTCGCCGCCATCAAATTATCACTGTCCATGGCTGCCCTTGCCACTTTGACCAATCTGGTATTTGGTACGCTCATCGCTTGGGTGCTGGTTCGTTATGATTTTTGGGGAAAATCGCTCATCAATGCTTTGGTGGATTTGCCTTTTGCCCTACCCACCGCCGTCACAGGCATTGCCCTTGCCACGCTTTACGCCCCAAACGGCTTGTTTGGCGAAGTGTTTGCCAAATTGGGCGTGGCTTTGACTGGCGAACCCATCAAAATCGCCTTTACGCCGATTGGCATTTGGCTTGCTCTTGTGGTGGTGAGCTTTCCGTTCATCGTACGAGCCGTACAGCCTGTGCTTGCCGAGCTTTCGGTGGAATTTGAAGAAGCCAGTGCCGTGATGGGGGCAGGTCGTTTGACGACTTTTATGAAAGTGATTTTGCCAGAGATTGCCCCTGCCATGCTCATCGGTGCAGGCATGATGTTTGCCCGTGCCACTGGCGAATACGGTTCGGTGATTTTTATCGCAGGCAACATTCCCATGCAGTCAGAAATCCTACCGCTCATCATCGTCTCAAAATTGGAGCAATTTGATGTGGCAGGGGCATCTTGCGTGGCATTATTCATGCTCCTTGTGTCGCTTGTGGTGCTGTTTGCCATCAACTTTGCCCAATGGAAACTCTCGGCACGGCTTGGGGCAAAGACTAATTAACAGCAATTTTTATCTTTTTTGGTAGGGTGCGTACCACGCACCAAAATTTATAAAAATCAAGTAGTTAGACTTTTAACGAGGAAAATAATGAACCTAACAGTTGCCAAACTTAACCAGAATGATTTTTCGGATTATTACCGATTGGTCGGTGATGAAAAGGTCATGGCGATGATTACCGAAAGAGCCATTCCATTACAAGAAGCTCAAACAGAGTTTGAAAAAAAATTAAAAAAGAATGAGATACACCCTGATTTTGGCATTTTTAAAATTCTGGGTAAGGAAAATGGCGAGTTTATTGGTTTGGCAAAATTGGAAATTCAAGCATCGGACAGCACCGAAGCTGAACTTGGCTATATGCTACTGCCTGAATATTGGGGAAAGGGCATTGCAGGGAAAATTGCCAAAGAATTGATAGCATTTGCTGGGCAACAAAAGCAATTAACACGGCTGTTTGCCATTATTGACCCAAAAAACCTACCTTCTCGTAAAATACTGACCAACAATGGTTTTGTTCATCAAGAATACAAAGACTTTGATGGGCTTGATGGCGAGATTTTGGCACTGAAGTTATAAGTGCGTCAGCGCACCCTACGATTATATTCGATAATCATTTAAATCATCATAAAAATCAATCACTTGGAACAATCATGGCAACCCAATCGACTTATGACTATCAAAATCACCCTGCGACCAAAGACCCGCTTTGGGTCAAATGGACGCTCATCGCTTTGGCGGTGGCGTTTATGGTTGTGATGCTCGTTGTTCCGCTCATCACGGTGTTTTATGAAGCCCTAAGAGAAGGCTGGGCGGCGTATGTGTCGGCACTGACCGACCCTGATGCTCTGCACGCCATCAAGCTCACCCTCATCACGACTGCCATCGTCTTGCCAATCAATACCATCATTGGCATTGCCCTTGCCTATCTCATCACACGCCACAAATTCCGTGGAAAATTCATCATCACCACCTTGCTGGACTTGCCCTTTGCTGTGTCGCCTGTGGTGGCGGGTCTCATGTTTGTGCTGATTTTTGGGGCGAACACGCTCATCGGTGGTTTTTTTGAAAGCCTAGGTATTAAAATCATCTTTGCCACGACAGGCATTGTCCTTGCCACGCTGTTTGTGACTTTCCCATTCATCGCTCGTGAAATCATTCCGCTCATGCAGTCCATTGGCGACAGCGAAGAAGAAGCGGCATTGACTTTGGGGGCGAGCGGTTGGCAGATGTTTTGGCATGTTACTTTGCCAAACATCAAATGGGCGCTGCTGTACGGCATTATCCTAACCAACGCTCGTGCGATGGGCGAGTTTGGAGCGGTGTCGGTGGTGTCAGGACACATTCGTGGCGAGACCAACACCATGCCACTGATGATTGAAATCGCCTACAACGAATACGCTTTCACCACCGCTTTTGCCATGTCAAGCCTACTTGCTTTGCTTGCTTTGGTAACTTTGGCGGTGCAAAATGTGATGAGCAACAAACAGAAAAAACGCTAAAAACACACCAATTTAACACGCATTTTGGCAAATACGATGCCATCAACTTTTTAAAATTGACAAACTGGAATCATCATGAGCATTGACATTCAAAACATTCATAAGCAATTTGGCAATTTCACCGCCCTAAATGATGTCAGCTTTGCCGTCAATTCTGGCGAGCTTGCGACTTTGCTTGGTCCATCTGGCTGTGGCAAAACCACCCTACTTCGCATCATCGCAGGGCTTGAGACCGCAGATTCTGGACGCATTCATTTTGACGGCGTTGATGTTACCGACACGCCTGTGCAAAATCGTGGCATTGGTTTTGTGTTCCAAAACTACGCCCTATTTCGCCACAAAACGGTCGCCGATAACATCGCTTTTGGCTTGACACTGCTCAAAGACAGACCCAGCCAAAGTCAAATTGACGCACGAGTCAAAGAACTGCTTGACTTGGTGCAACTGCCCCACACCAAAGATCGCTATCCGCACGAATTGTCTGGTGGACAACGACAGCGTATCGCACTGGCTCGAGCGATCGCCACAAACCCAAAACTGCTACTGCTTGATGAGCCGTTTGGGGCGTTGGACGCAAAAGTGCGTAAAGAGCTGCGTTCGTCTTTACGCCAAATTCAAAAAGACATCGGCATCACTTCCATCATGGTAACGCACGACCAAGAAGAAGCGGTGGCGGTGTCTGACAAAATCATCATCATGAATCACGGCATCATTGAGCAAATCGGTACGCCAGACGAGCTGTCCGACAAGCCAAGCAGTGATTTTGTTGTGGATTTTTTAGGGTTATAAACCGACTTTGACGCTGGGTATTTGTTGGTTTTTGGTGAATTTATTTGCCTAAAAACGCCCACATTTGCTACAATGAGCGAAATTTTGGACGCAGTTTCTCATGACAGACCATTTCAACACGCACACAGACACAGACAAGCCACAAGGGATTTTGGATCATTTTGCACAGATCAGCGGACTCGATGGCGACCGCCTGTTAGAAGATTTGTTTTTTAATTGGCAGCAGACACTGGGCGGCTTAAAGCACAGCTATGCCAGCGCCACCAGTCGCATCGTGGATGAAGTGAGTCTGCCTGTCAGCCAAAAAATCATCAACGACGCTCTAAATACCTATGTGGTGAAAAATGTCGGTCTTTTGCATGATTTGCATCTAGACATTCATGACGGATGGCTCAGACTTGCCACCACCGTCAATATTCAAGGCATCTTTGCCAGTGTCGCCAGTAACTTTGAGCTTGTGCATTTGCAGCTTGACCGCCACACTCAGCGTCTGGTGCTGCGCCAAATCAGCGACACCGAAGTGATCGAGCTACACACCAAAGCTTGGTGGCAAGCGCCTTTGGCAAAATTTGCCTTGCGTGCTTATCATACCATTTTTCGTAAAGACCCCCTGCCCATGATTTTAAGTAATATCAAAATCAAAGGCGTGCCATTCACCGAACACAAAGGCAATGTCATCTATCTGGAGATTGGGCGTTGGCTGGGCAAGGTCGATATGATCATGAATAACATCAAAAAAGTACAGATCAATCACGGCATTTTAGAAAAAGAACAGCTGATCTTAAAGGCTGAGCCGAATTTTTCGGAGATTTTAAGCTTTGGCGATCCCAATGCGCCTGTCATCACTGACAAAGACAATCCCGCCAAGACGAAAACAAACAAATGACATCAATCAAACAAAGGGGCGTTAAACGCCCCTTTGTTTATGCCAACACCCTTTTAAAATACCAGATGACAAGTCTGCTTTCATCAGCACAATTTTCAGCGCAAAATTTTTAAAACTCATCTATTTTAAAATTCTATTTTAAACCTTGCAAACTTAAAGTTTGGTAGGGTTTGATTTTATCATATTTGCAAAAACACATGAAAATCAGCCCACTTTAAGCACATCCACTTCATCCATCTCATCCCAAATCTGATGGGTTGATATGGCAAGCACACCGATATCGCCTGCTCGCTGCATGTCAGTCAAAGCATTCCAGACGATTTGGCGAGTGGTGATGTCTAGCCCTGCAAACGGCTCGTCCAGTAGCAGCACCTTTTTGGGCGATAAGAGCAAGCGAGCAAGTGCCACACGCCTGCCCTGACCACCTGATATGCCCATGCCGTACTCGCCCAGTGGTGTATCCAGACCCTTAGGCTGCTGCCTTGCCCAGTCGGCAAGATTGACTTTTTCAAGCACCGCCCACAGCTCATCATCACTGGCAGAAGGCTTGCCCAGTCTCAGATTATCCGCCAAAGTCTGGTCAAAAATATCGACATTTTGCCCCAAAAATCCCAAAGACTGAGCAAAGTCCACACCATCAATATCCACGCCATCCACCAAGATTTGTCCGCCCATGCGTGGCACTTCCCCTGCCAATGTGGCAAGCAAAGTTGATTTGCCCGCCCCTGACGCACCGACGATGAGCACGGGTCGCTCTGGGGTGAGCATGGCATGAATGCCATTTGCACCCATGATGGCACCTGGCATTTTTACCGACACATTGTTTAAAGTAATGATAGGACGACCTTGCACAGCGGCTTTATCATGAGCCATCTGCACACCCAAAAGACCATTTACCCGCTCTTTGGCATTGATGCTGCGACCATAGGACAAAGGCTCAGCCACAAGCGCCAAGACCACTTCTGTCACGCCAAACACCCCCAGCGTCAAGGCAAGCACGATGGCAGGATTTAGGGCGTGATGCGTGTTTAAGTTTGTCAAATCAAACACCGTCACACCCTGCTCAAAGACAAGAGCCGCCGCCAGCAAAAGCGCCACGACCGCCAGTGCGATGCTTGCCTGAATGAGCGCTTGAGCGCGTCTTTTTTTGCCAAGCACCTGCATGGTTAAAGCATGATGATCATCATCATAGCCCAAAAGCTTATCGACGCTGTCCTGCCAGCGACCCCAAGTCAAAAGCGCCGTGAGCGCAGGCAAAGTATTGACAAGCTGACTTTTGCGCAGTACGACAAGCTGACTTTCACGGCGAGCCAATGCCACACCATTTTTTAAGGTCAAAAAGGCAATGGCAAGCGATAGCATCATGCAGAC
It encodes the following:
- the cysT gene encoding sulfate ABC transporter permease subunit CysT is translated as MTNQTKTLPKNKQRRVMPFFRLSLGVSVFALSLLVILPFVMMILTTLQMGLDDIITTIKEPQVFAAIKLSLSMAALATLTNLVFGTLIAWVLVRYDFWGKSLINALVDLPFALPTAVTGIALATLYAPNGLFGEVFAKLGVALTGEPIKIAFTPIGIWLALVVVSFPFIVRAVQPVLAELSVEFEEASAVMGAGRLTTFMKVILPEIAPAMLIGAGMMFARATGEYGSVIFIAGNIPMQSEILPLIIVSKLEQFDVAGASCVALFMLLVSLVVLFAINFAQWKLSARLGAKTN
- a CDS encoding sulfate ABC transporter substrate-binding protein, with the protein product MKTKILALTVSALALTACGGDKAQNTQQDAAAGNKASGSVELLNVSYDVARDFYKDYNPLFIKHYQSVNPDVTINVKQSHGGSSKQALSVKNGLEADVVTMNQGSDVELLADSQLVDGKWRQNFPNNAIPFTSTIVFVVREGNPKGIKDWNDLAVKGNEIIIANPKTTGNGRYAFLGAYGYGLHSFNKDEAKTHDFIKNLIANVKVFENGGRAATTTFAQRQMGDVLITFENEANVIKEKFKGTEIVYPSYTVNAENPVAVVDAVAAKKGTADIAKEYLNYLYSDEGQELAVKYFLRPSNPDILAKYQDKFPAMQTFFPNDVFGDWKSIMETYFKEGGVYDKLAVGATGEGAAK
- a CDS encoding amino acid ABC transporter ATP-binding/permease protein, whose amino-acid sequence is MSDKPMKTDRQISLQTHHDAKFRLRDLLLSQKLLWLVAWLLGIATVLSVLGLVMLSGWFITMAGVAGAIAVGSHAFNYLVPSAIIRGFAIVRTAARYGDLVVSHHAVFGLLKELRVKFFSHWARLPLMLRTQQGDSSQTMQRLVKDIDTLDEFPLRVVSPLVVAVMAVALLSLMVFLIIPTAVMAVVCMMLSLAIAFLTLKNGVALARRESQLVVLRKSQLVNTLPALTALLTWGRWQDSVDKLLGYDDDHHALTMQVLGKKRRAQALIQASIALAVVALLLAAALVFEQGVTVFDLTNLNTHHALNPAIVLALTLGVFGVTEVVLALVAEPLSYGRSINAKERVNGLLGVQMAHDKAAVQGRPIITLNNVSVKMPGAIMGANGIHAMLTPERPVLIVGASGAGKSTLLATLAGEVPRMGGQILVDGVDIDGVDFAQSLGFLGQNVDIFDQTLADNLRLGKPSASDDELWAVLEKVNLADWARQQPKGLDTPLGEYGMGISGGQGRRVALARLLLSPKKVLLLDEPFAGLDITTRQIVWNALTDMQRAGDIGVLAISTHQIWDEMDEVDVLKVG
- a CDS encoding GNAT family N-acetyltransferase, which codes for MNLTVAKLNQNDFSDYYRLVGDEKVMAMITERAIPLQEAQTEFEKKLKKNEIHPDFGIFKILGKENGEFIGLAKLEIQASDSTEAELGYMLLPEYWGKGIAGKIAKELIAFAGQQKQLTRLFAIIDPKNLPSRKILTNNGFVHQEYKDFDGLDGEILALKL
- the cysW gene encoding sulfate ABC transporter permease subunit CysW; translation: MATQSTYDYQNHPATKDPLWVKWTLIALAVAFMVVMLVVPLITVFYEALREGWAAYVSALTDPDALHAIKLTLITTAIVLPINTIIGIALAYLITRHKFRGKFIITTLLDLPFAVSPVVAGLMFVLIFGANTLIGGFFESLGIKIIFATTGIVLATLFVTFPFIAREIIPLMQSIGDSEEEAALTLGASGWQMFWHVTLPNIKWALLYGIILTNARAMGEFGAVSVVSGHIRGETNTMPLMIEIAYNEYAFTTAFAMSSLLALLALVTLAVQNVMSNKQKKR